A single Mus caroli chromosome 15, CAROLI_EIJ_v1.1, whole genome shotgun sequence DNA region contains:
- the Hgh1 gene encoding protein HGH1 homolog, producing MRAPGVGSGLSGERGLLEQEAGADTEAAELLPFLVLGARADLQAAAAQHVLALTGAGSGRTLLAGQPELLRALVDLAVAPAPAPSRDAFRALVNLAADPGVHWQLLAADPELPARLLRCVLDPQWPWAEEAAAVLANLSREPAPCAALMEKLMAAEPERLGLERLVNALCTPSYNAAAPLHYLGPLLSNLSQQAEVRAFLLDPDRCVVQRLLPLTQYTDSSVRRGGVVGTLRNCCFEHRHHEWLLGPQVDILPFLLLPLAGPEEFSEEEMDQLPVDLQYLSPDKQREPDADIRKMLIEAVMLLTATAPGRKQVRDQGAYLILRELHSWEPEPDVRMACEKLIQVLIGDEPEAGMENLLEVQVPEDVEQQLQELDQQEQQELAQELRGNSAPHT from the exons ATGCGGGCACCGGGAGTAGGTTCGGGGCTCTCTGGTGAGCGAGGGTTGCTAGAGCAGGAGGCTGGCGCGGACACGGAGGCGGCGGAACTGCTGCCCTTCCTGGTGCTCGGAGCGCGAGCCGACCTGCAGGCGGCCGCGGCGCAGCACGTGCTGGCGCTGACTGGTGCGGGCTCCGGCCGCACGCTGTTGGCGGGACAGCCAGAGTTGTTGCGGGCCTTGGTCGACCTTGCAGTGGCCCCGGCCCCAGCTCCTTCCCGCGATGCCTTCCGCGCGCTCGTGAACTTGGCTGCTGATCCCGGTGTGCACTGGCAGCTGCTGGCGGCTGATCCGGAGCTGCCCGCCCGCCTGCTGCGCTGCGTGTTGGACCCTCAGTGGCCCTGGGCTGAAGAGGCGGCTGCAGTGCTGGCCAACCTGAGTCGCGAGCCGGCTCCGTGTGCTGCGTTAATGGAGAAGCTGATGGCCGCTGAGCCGGAGCGGTTGGGTCTGGAGCGGCTTGTCAACGCGCTGTGCACGCCGAGCTACAACGCGGCCGCACCCCTGCATTACCTGGGGCCGCTGCTCTCCAACCTTAGCCAGCAGGCGGAGGTGCGTGCTTTTCTCCTGGACCCAGACAG GTGCGTGGTCCAACGGCTGCTGCCTCTTACCCAGTACACAGACTCTTCGGTGCGCAGGGGCGGGGTGGTAGGAACACTTCGGAATTGCTGTTTTGAGCATC GACATCACGAGTGGTTACTTGGGCCCCAAGTCGACATTCTCCCCTTCTTGCTACTGCCCTTGGCTGGGCCTGAAGAGTTTTCCGAGGAAGAAATGGACC AGCTGCCTGTTGACCTGCAGTACTTGTCACCAGACAAGCAACGGGAGCCGGACGCTGACATCCGGAAGATGCTCATCGAAGCCGTCATGCTG CTGACAGCCACGGCACCCGGTCGGAAGCAGGTACGGGACCAGGGTGCCTACCTGATCCTTCGAGAGCTGCACAGCTGGGAGCCAGAGCCCGATGTGCGGATGGCTTGCGAGAAGCTTATCCAG GTGCTTATTGGTGATGAGCCAGAGGCTGGCATGGAAAACCTGCTGGAGGTGCAGGTACCTGAAGACGTGGAACAACAGCTCCAGGAGCTCGACCAGCAAGAGCAACAGGAGCTCGCTCAAGAGCTAAGAGGCAACAGTGCCCCACACACCTGA
- the LOC110310968 gene encoding testis-specific serine/threonine-protein kinase 5, whose protein sequence is MRSSSWRKSDQRVFIEQVRECMNNGYLLSSKKIGSGAFSKVYLAYATRERMKHNPRLSSDLRGKRHTMVAIKIVSMAEAPAEYSRKFLPREILSLNATYKHMNIVQLYETYQNSQRSYLVLELAARGDLLEHINAVSDLRCCPGLEEEEARRLFWQLVSAVAHCHNVGIVHRDLKCENILLDDQGFIKLTDFGFANWVGLKNSLLSTFCGSVAYTAPEILMSKKYNGEQADLWSLGIILHAMVSGKLPFKEHQPHRMLNLIRRGPIFRPGLSPECRDLIRGLLQLHPCERLDLQQVAAHCWMLPAEHMLSSALGAPGEQDHSWSAIAPDNTEPDRDTRHARSKGSSPSSARTSPRRPSLAQLCNTWKPAPEQ, encoded by the exons ATGAGGAGCAGCAGTTGGCGCAAGTCGGATCAGAGGGTGTTCATAGAACAGGTTCGAGAATGCATGAACAACGGTTACTTGCTCTCCTCCAAGAAGATCGGATCTGGTGCTTTCTCCAAGGTCTACCTGGCCTATGCAACACGTGAGCGCATGAAGCACAACCCTAGGCTATCCTCTGACTTGCGGGGCAAGCGCCACACTATG GTGGCTATCAAGATTGTGTCCATGGCTGAAGCCCCAGCGGAATACTCCAGAAAGTTCCTGCCCCGTGAGATTTTATCACTCAATGCTACCTACAAGCACATGAACATA GTTCAACTGTATGAGACCTACCAGAACAGCCAGCGTTCCTACCTGGTATTGGAGTTGGCAGCTAGAGGTGACCTGTTGGAGCATATCAACGCAGTGTCAGACCTCCGATGTTGCCCAgggctggaggaggaagaagcccgAAGGCTGTTCTGGCAACTGGTCAGCGCTGTGGCCCACTGCCACAATGTTGGCATTGTGCACAG GGACTTGAAATGTGAAAATATCCTGTTGGATGACCAGGGCTTCATAAAGCTGACAG ATTTTGGCTTTGCCAACTGGGTGGGGCTCAAGAACTCTCTGCTGAGCACCTTCTGTGGCTCGGTGGCCTATACGGCCCCAGAGATCCTCATGAGCAAGAAGTACAACGGTGAGCAGGCTGATCTGTGGAGCCT AGGGATCATCCTCCATGCTATGGTGTCTGGGAAGCTGCCCTTCAAGGAACACCAGCCCCATCGCATGCTGAACCTGATTCGTCGAGGTCCCATCTTCAGGCCAGGGCTGTCCCCAG AGTGCCGGGACCTGATCCGAGGGCTGCTTCAGCTGCATCCATGTGAACGTCTGGACCTACAGCAGGTGGCTGCTCACTGCTGGATGCTGCCTGCAGAACACATGCTGTCCTCTGCACTTGGAGCTCCCGGAG AACAGGATCATTCCTGGTCCGCAATAGCCCCAGACAACACAGAGCCTGACAGAGATACCAGGCATGCCAGAAGCAAAGGCTCCAGCCCCTCCAGTGCCAGGACATCTCCAAGGAGACCGTCTCTGGCCCAGCTGTGCAACACCTGGAAGCCTGCACCAGAGCAATAG